Proteins co-encoded in one Medicago truncatula cultivar Jemalong A17 chromosome 8, MtrunA17r5.0-ANR, whole genome shotgun sequence genomic window:
- the LOC25500695 gene encoding protein TSS isoform X2, whose product MAPRYSRGKAKGEKKKKEEKVLPVVMDITVNLPDETSVVLKGISTDRIIDVRRLLSVNTETCYITNFSLSHEIRGVRLKDTVDVSALKPCLLTLVEEDYDSDGAVAHVRRLLDIVACTTSFGPSSPPKNAAKSTKSQPPPAKQLQKEAAAAADADGDISHSCPKLESFYEFFSLSHLTAPLQYVKKASKRNVEEILEEDHLFSLDVKVCNGKVVHVEACRKGFYSVGKQRILCHNLVDLLRQISRAFDNAYDDLLKAFSERNKFGNLPYGFRSNTWLVPPIAAQSPSFFPPLPVEDENWGGNGGGLGRDGEYDLIPWANKFSFIASMPCKTAEERQGRDRKAFLLHSLFVDVAIFRAIRAVKHVLEDPSFNCSAVENDIYSERVGDLSVRVLKDGSVASCKIDSKIDGVEATGVNQKDLVERNLLKGITADENTAAHDITTLGVVYVRYCGYVVVVKVEGGANDNANSSFHQNNEVFDQPEGGANALNINSLRFRLHSTALPENNKQMNEIQMFESEELGGTDAFVEKLIKKSLAKLEEEELSSDYFVRWELGACWVQHLQDQNSTEKDKKPSLEKANNEMKVEGLGKPLKALKNNKKKSDSTNTNCASEHSKSNLEGENDALSSSESQHETAAVDNELVLKRMLSEAAFTRLKESGTGLHCKSMQDLIDLSQKYYMDVAIPKLVADFGSLELSPVDGRTLTDFMHTRGLRMRSLGHVVKLSEKLSHVQSLCIHEMIVRAFKHILRAVISSVVDKENMASSIAGALNLLLGVPENKESDKSCDVHPLVWKWLELFLKKRFDWDLSRLNYKDVRKFAILRGLCHKVGIELVPRDFDMDSPFPFQKSDIVSLVAVHKQAACSSADGRQLLESSKTALDKGKLEDAVTYGTKALAKLVAVCGPYHRMTAGAYSLLAVVLYHTGDFNQATIYQQKALDINERELGLDHPDTMKSYGDLAVFYYRLQHTELALKYVKRALYLLHLTCGPSHPNTAATYINVAMMEEGLGNVHIALRYLHKALKCNQKLLGADHIQTAASYHAIAIALSLMEAYPLSVQHEQTTLQILRAKLGPDDLRTQDAAAWLEYFESKAFEQQEAARNGTRKPDASIASKGHLSVSDLLDYINPNHDAKGRDAAAKRRNQVRAISYQNNVSVSSDESSKEIQKEASDEELHIPEPASSADSENESNSAPDPEQPILEKILDEKPQPSNELLSEAHPDGDDGWQSVQRPRSAGSYGRRLKQRRATHGKVYSYQKNVEVGTEHSSVKSANQNSKYYFLKKRTIHHGGADNRAVNISQGAKFGRKAVKAVAYRVKSTPSASKTVANETLEIVGDKEVDSIEVNPVKTSIVSLGKSPSYKEVALAPPGTISKLQVYNPQNEISVSQEHDVGKHEEEDIEAHRNIDPTPKEANNVFKEKSDDSLSDSIEDSQDDTVVSTEKKEETQLNKVVQDSCATAEGLESGDVEAQGAVDNSIVIDAVEDAMESYKQELVASDLPCSFEPSDNTSSSPHGGEDLGVNLLSPSQSQAGGISYKKLSASAAPFNPSPAIARVAPIAMNMSHPSGPGPVPAIGPWPVNMNVHPGPATVLPAGNPMCSSPHHAYPSPPTTPNMLQPLPFMYPPYTQPQSVQTSSGFHANHFTWQCNLNPVISKFGPGAVWTGCHPVEYPRPVPIVEPIPDIILEPQVQFHAVESPSPASVLPDDIDKVGDLNKEVKTSASEMSEDETVRVGSESIKENGNPNFPGTDNAGNDPNQIVGSNISTSSSEMNMDDEKTFSILIRGRRNRKQTLRMPISLLTRPHGSQSFKVIYNRVVRGNDSPRSMNFSSSKHCTATA is encoded by the exons ATGGCCCCAAGATACAGTCGTGGAAAGGCCAagggagagaagaagaagaaggaagagaaGG TTCTTCCTGTTGTCATGGATATCACAGTGAACCTTCCAGAtgaaactagtgttgttctcaAG GGGATATCAACGGATAGAATAATAGATGTTCGTCGGCTTTTATCGGTGAATACTGAGACGTGTTACATCACCAACTTTTCACTATCACATGAG ATAAGAGGTGTACGTTTAAAGGATACGGTAGATGTGTCCGCATTGAAGCCATGTCTCCTCACTTTAGTTGAAG AGGATTACGATTCAGATGGAGCGGTGGCACACGTGCGAAGACTTCTGGACATCGTTGCATGCACCACCAGCTTCGGTCCGTCGTCTCCGCCGAAGAATGCGGCGAAGTCGACCAAATCTCAACCGCCTCCGGCAAAGCAATTGCAGAAAGAAGCTGCCGCTGCGGCGGACGCTGACGGAGATATAAGCCACTCATGTCCTAAGCTCGAGAGTTTCTACGAGTTTTTCTCTCTTTCGCATCTCACTGCTCCTCTTCAAT ATGTGAAGAAAGCTTCCAAGCGAAATGTGGAGGAGATATTGGAGGAGGATCATCTCTTCTCGCTCGAT GTGAAGGTTTGCAACGGGAAAGTGGTGCACGTTGAGGCTTGCAGAAAGGGGTTTTACAGTGTTGGGAAGCAGAGGATTCTGTGTCATAATCTTGTTGATTTGCTGAGACAGATTAGCAGAGCTTTTGACAAT GCGTACGATGATCTCTTGAAGGCATTTTCAGAACGTAACAAG TTTGGAAATCTCCCATATGGCTTCAGATCGAACACTTGGCTCGTTCCTCCTATTGCAGCTCAATCACCATCATTTTTTCCTCCTCTTCCCGTGGAGGATGAAAATTGGGGAGGAAATGGTGGTGGTCTAGGAAGAGACGGAGAGTATGATTTGATTCCTTGGGCCAATAAGTTTTCTTTTATTGCATCTATGCCCTGCAAGACAGCAGAAGAAAGGCAAGGCCGTGATAGAAAAGCATTTCTTCTGCACAGCCTGTTTGTTGACGTTGCCATTTTCAGAGCAATTAGGGCTGTTAAACATGTTTTGGAAGATCCCAGTTTTAACTGCTCAGCAGTAGAAAATGATATTTACAGTGAGAGAGTAGGTGACTTGAGCGTTAGAGTCTTGAAAGACGGTTCTGTTGCAAGCTGTAAGATTGATTCCAAAATTGATGGAGTTGAAGCTACAGGAGTAAATCAAAAGGATCTAGTCGAGCGGAATTTACTGAAAGGGATCACTGCAGATGAAAATACTGCCGCccat GATATTACCACTTTAGGTGTTGTTTATGTAAGATATTGTGGTTATGTGGTTGTTGTGAAAGTTGAAGGTGGAGCTAATGACAATGCCAATTCttcatttcatcaaaataatGAAGTGTTTGATCAGCCAGAGGGTGGTGCCAACGCACTAAATATTAACAG TTTAAGATTTCGTCTTCACAGCACAGCCCTGCCAGAGAACAATAAACAGATGAACGAGATACAAATGTTTGAGAGTGAAGAGCTTGGTGGTACAGATGCTTTTGTGGAAAAGCTGATTAAAAAAAGCCTTGCTAAGCTTGAGGAAGAGGAACTAAGTTCGGACTATTTTGTAAGATGGGAACTAGGAGCGTGCTGGGTACAGCATTTGCAAGACCAAAACAGTACAGAAAAAGATAAGAAACCATCTTTGGAGAAGGCTAACAATGAAATGAAGGTTGAGGGTCTTGGGAAACCCCTCAAAGCTCTcaagaataataaaaagaaatctgATTCAACCAATACTAATTGTGCATCTGAACATTCAAAATCTAACCTCGAGGGTGAAAATGATGCATTGTCCTCAAGTGAATCCCAACATGAAACTGCAGCAGTTGACAATGAGCTTGTGCTGAAACGGATGTTATCTGAGGCAGCTTTTACCCGATTGAAAGAATCAGGAACTGGACTTCACTGCAAG TCTATGCAAGATTTGATCGACTTGTCTCAGAAATATTACATGGATGTTGCTATCCCAAAACTG GTAGCAGATTTTGGCTCATTGGAACTCTCTCCAGTTGATGGCCGCACGCTAACTGATTTTATGCATACTAGGGGTCTACGAATGCGATCTCTTGGACATGTT GTCAAGCTTTCTGAAAAACTTTCACATGTGCAATCACTTTGCATTCATGAGATGATAGTTCGAGCTTTCAAGCACATCCTGAGGGCAGTGATTTCTTCTGTTGTTGACAAGGAAAACATGGCTTCATCAATAGCTGGTGCATTGAACTTGCTGCTTGGTGTTCCTGAAAATAAAGAATCAGATAAATCATGTGATGTCCACCCTCTTGTGTGGAAATGGCTAgagttgtttttgaagaaacGATTTGACTGGGATCTTAGCAGGTTGAACTATAAAGATGTGCGGAAATTTGCAATTCTACGCGGCTTGTGTCACAAG GTGGGAATTGAGCTCGTTCCAAGGGACTTTGACATGGATTCTCCATTTCCCTTCCAAAAATCTGATATTGTCAGCTTGGTTGCAGTTCACAAG CAAGCAGCATGCTCATCTGCAGATGGAAGGCAGCTTCTGGAGTCCTCCAAAACAGCTTTAGACAAGGGAAAGCTTGAAGATGCTGTTACCTATGGGACAAAG GCTCTTGCAAAGCTCGTAGCAGTTTGTGGTCCCTACCATCGGATGACAGCAGGAGCATACAGCCTCCTTGCTGTAGTTTTATATCATACCGGAGACTTTAATCAg GCTACGATCTATCAACAAAAAGCTTTGGATATCAATGAGAGAGAGTTAGGTCTGGATCATCCTGATACCATGAAGAGCTATGGGGATCTTGCTGTTTTCTATTACAGACTTCAACACACAGAACTGGCTCTTAA ATATGTGAAGCGTGCTTTATACCTTTTGCATCTGACATGTGGCCCATCTCATCCAAATACTGCCGCAACTTACATTAATGTTGCTATGATGGAGGAAGGTCTGGGAAATGTACACATTGCTCTCAGATATCTTCACAAAGCATTAAAGTGCAACCAAAAATTACTTGGTGCAGATCATATTCAG ACAGCTGCAAGTTACCATGCAATAGCAATAGCACTCTCGTTGATGGAAGCATATCCGTTGAGTGTGCAGCATGAGCAAACAACTTTGCAAATTCTGAGGGCAAAGCTTGGCCCTGATGACTTGCGAACACAG GACGCTGCAGCTTGGCTCGAGTATTTTGAGTCCAAGGCTTTTGAACAGCAAGAAGCTGCTCGAAATGGTACGAGAAAACCTGATGCATCAATAGCTAGCAAAGGTCATCTAAG TGTGTCGGATCTTCTTGACTACATTAATCCTAATCACGATGCCAAAGGGAGAGATGCAGCAGCAAAGAGAAGAAACCAG GTGAGGGCAATATCCTACCAGAACAATGTGTCAGTAAGTTCTGATGAGTCTTCAAAAGAAATTCAGAAAGAGGCTTCAGATGAAGAGCTACATATACCTGAACCAGCAAGTAGTGCAGATTCTGAGAATGAGAGCAACTCAGCACCTGATCCGGAACAGCCAATTTTAGAAAAGATCTTGGATGAAAAGCCACAACCTTCTAATGAATTATTGTCCGAAGCACATCCCGATGGAGATGATGGATGGCAATCAGTACAAAGACCAAGATCAGCTGGTTCATATGGTCGGAGACTGAAACAAAGACGGGCAACACATGGCAAAGTTTATAGTTACCAGAAGAATGTGGAAGTTGGCACTGAACATTCTTCGGTAAAGAGTGCTAATCAGAATAGCAAGTATTATTTCTTGAAGAAGCGGACAATACACCATGGGGGTGCTGATAACCGTGCTGTAAACATCAGCCAAGGCGCTAAATTCGGAAGGAAAGCAGTCAAGGCTGTTGCGTACAGGGTCAAGTCTACACCATCTGCTTCTAAGACTGTTGCAAATGAGACATTAGAAATTGTTGGTGATAAAGAAGTTGATTCAATTGAGGTTAATCCTGTTAAGACTTCTATAGTTAGTCTTGGTAAAAGTCCTTCATACAAGGAAGTAGCCTTGGCTCCTCCTGGGACAATCTCCAAGTTGCAGGTCTATAATCCTCAAAATGAGATTTCTGTTAGTCAGGAACATGATGTTGGAAAACATGAAGAGGAAGATATTGAAGCTCATAGAAACATCGATCCAACCCCAAAAGAGGCGAATAACGTGTTTAAAGAGAAGTCTGACGATTCTTTGTCCGATTCTATAGAAGATTCACAAGATGATACTGTAGTTTCTActgagaagaaagaagaaactcAGTTGAATAAAGTTGTGCAAGATAGTTGTGCAACTGCCGAGGGGCTTGAATCTGGGGATGTTGAAGCACAAGGAGCTGTTGATAACAGCATAGTGATTGATGCAGTTGAAGATGCTATGGAATCTTACAAACAAGAACTTGTTGCAAGTGATTTGCCTTGCAGTTTTGAACCTTCTGATAATACAAGTTCTAGTCCACATGGTGGTGAGGATTTAGGGGTCAATTTATTATCACCTAGTCAAAGCCAAGCTGGGGGCATCTCGTATAAGAAATTGTCTGCATCAGCAGCTCCATTCAACCCATCACCTGCCATTGCACGTGTTGCCCCTATTGCCATGAATATGTCTCATCCTTCTGGTCCCGGTCCTGTTCCAGCTATTGGCCCCTGGCCAGTAAACATGAATGTTCACCCTGGACCTGCTACTGTGCTACCTGCTGGTAACCCAATGTGTTCCTCTCCTCACCATGCATATCCGTCACCTCCAACAACACCAAACATGCTACAACCATTGCCATTCATGTATCCTCCTTATACTCAACCTCAATCAGTACAAACCAGCAGTGGCTTTCATGCCAATCATTTTACATGGCAATGTAATTTGAATCCTGTCATATCTAAGTTTGGTCCTGGTGCTGTTTGGACTGGTTGTCATCCTGTTGAATATCCTCGTCCAGTACCTATTGTTGAACCAATCCCTGATATCATTTTAGAGCCTCAAGTGCAGTTTCATGCAGTTGAAAGTCCAAGTCCAGCTTCAGTTCTGCCTGATGACATTGATAAGGTCGGGGATTTGAATAAAGAGGTAAAAACTTCAGCATCAGAGATGAGTGAAGATGAAACGGTGAGAGTTGGTTCAGAAAGTATAAAAGAAAATGGCAATCCAAATTTTCCTGGGACCGACAATGCTGGGAACGATCCAAATCAAATTGTCGGTTCCAACATTAGCACCAGCAGTAGCGAAATGAACATGGATGATGAGAAAACGTTCAGCATTTTGATTCGGGGAAGAAGAAACCGAAAGCAAACACTAAGAATGCCAATAAGTTTGCTTACTCGACCTCATGGCTCTCAGTCGTTTAAGGTTATCTATAACCGTGTCGTTAGAGGAAATGATTCTCCCAGGTCCATGAATTTCTCTTCTAGTAAACATTGTACAGCTACTGCTTAA
- the LOC25500695 gene encoding protein TSS isoform X1 produces MAPRYSRGKAKGEKKKKEEKVLPVVMDITVNLPDETSVVLKQGISTDRIIDVRRLLSVNTETCYITNFSLSHEIRGVRLKDTVDVSALKPCLLTLVEEDYDSDGAVAHVRRLLDIVACTTSFGPSSPPKNAAKSTKSQPPPAKQLQKEAAAAADADGDISHSCPKLESFYEFFSLSHLTAPLQYVKKASKRNVEEILEEDHLFSLDVKVCNGKVVHVEACRKGFYSVGKQRILCHNLVDLLRQISRAFDNAYDDLLKAFSERNKFGNLPYGFRSNTWLVPPIAAQSPSFFPPLPVEDENWGGNGGGLGRDGEYDLIPWANKFSFIASMPCKTAEERQGRDRKAFLLHSLFVDVAIFRAIRAVKHVLEDPSFNCSAVENDIYSERVGDLSVRVLKDGSVASCKIDSKIDGVEATGVNQKDLVERNLLKGITADENTAAHDITTLGVVYVRYCGYVVVVKVEGGANDNANSSFHQNNEVFDQPEGGANALNINSLRFRLHSTALPENNKQMNEIQMFESEELGGTDAFVEKLIKKSLAKLEEEELSSDYFVRWELGACWVQHLQDQNSTEKDKKPSLEKANNEMKVEGLGKPLKALKNNKKKSDSTNTNCASEHSKSNLEGENDALSSSESQHETAAVDNELVLKRMLSEAAFTRLKESGTGLHCKSMQDLIDLSQKYYMDVAIPKLVADFGSLELSPVDGRTLTDFMHTRGLRMRSLGHVVKLSEKLSHVQSLCIHEMIVRAFKHILRAVISSVVDKENMASSIAGALNLLLGVPENKESDKSCDVHPLVWKWLELFLKKRFDWDLSRLNYKDVRKFAILRGLCHKVGIELVPRDFDMDSPFPFQKSDIVSLVAVHKQAACSSADGRQLLESSKTALDKGKLEDAVTYGTKALAKLVAVCGPYHRMTAGAYSLLAVVLYHTGDFNQATIYQQKALDINERELGLDHPDTMKSYGDLAVFYYRLQHTELALKYVKRALYLLHLTCGPSHPNTAATYINVAMMEEGLGNVHIALRYLHKALKCNQKLLGADHIQTAASYHAIAIALSLMEAYPLSVQHEQTTLQILRAKLGPDDLRTQDAAAWLEYFESKAFEQQEAARNGTRKPDASIASKGHLSVSDLLDYINPNHDAKGRDAAAKRRNQVRAISYQNNVSVSSDESSKEIQKEASDEELHIPEPASSADSENESNSAPDPEQPILEKILDEKPQPSNELLSEAHPDGDDGWQSVQRPRSAGSYGRRLKQRRATHGKVYSYQKNVEVGTEHSSVKSANQNSKYYFLKKRTIHHGGADNRAVNISQGAKFGRKAVKAVAYRVKSTPSASKTVANETLEIVGDKEVDSIEVNPVKTSIVSLGKSPSYKEVALAPPGTISKLQVYNPQNEISVSQEHDVGKHEEEDIEAHRNIDPTPKEANNVFKEKSDDSLSDSIEDSQDDTVVSTEKKEETQLNKVVQDSCATAEGLESGDVEAQGAVDNSIVIDAVEDAMESYKQELVASDLPCSFEPSDNTSSSPHGGEDLGVNLLSPSQSQAGGISYKKLSASAAPFNPSPAIARVAPIAMNMSHPSGPGPVPAIGPWPVNMNVHPGPATVLPAGNPMCSSPHHAYPSPPTTPNMLQPLPFMYPPYTQPQSVQTSSGFHANHFTWQCNLNPVISKFGPGAVWTGCHPVEYPRPVPIVEPIPDIILEPQVQFHAVESPSPASVLPDDIDKVGDLNKEVKTSASEMSEDETVRVGSESIKENGNPNFPGTDNAGNDPNQIVGSNISTSSSEMNMDDEKTFSILIRGRRNRKQTLRMPISLLTRPHGSQSFKVIYNRVVRGNDSPRSMNFSSSKHCTATA; encoded by the exons ATGGCCCCAAGATACAGTCGTGGAAAGGCCAagggagagaagaagaagaaggaagagaaGG TTCTTCCTGTTGTCATGGATATCACAGTGAACCTTCCAGAtgaaactagtgttgttctcaAG cAGGGGATATCAACGGATAGAATAATAGATGTTCGTCGGCTTTTATCGGTGAATACTGAGACGTGTTACATCACCAACTTTTCACTATCACATGAG ATAAGAGGTGTACGTTTAAAGGATACGGTAGATGTGTCCGCATTGAAGCCATGTCTCCTCACTTTAGTTGAAG AGGATTACGATTCAGATGGAGCGGTGGCACACGTGCGAAGACTTCTGGACATCGTTGCATGCACCACCAGCTTCGGTCCGTCGTCTCCGCCGAAGAATGCGGCGAAGTCGACCAAATCTCAACCGCCTCCGGCAAAGCAATTGCAGAAAGAAGCTGCCGCTGCGGCGGACGCTGACGGAGATATAAGCCACTCATGTCCTAAGCTCGAGAGTTTCTACGAGTTTTTCTCTCTTTCGCATCTCACTGCTCCTCTTCAAT ATGTGAAGAAAGCTTCCAAGCGAAATGTGGAGGAGATATTGGAGGAGGATCATCTCTTCTCGCTCGAT GTGAAGGTTTGCAACGGGAAAGTGGTGCACGTTGAGGCTTGCAGAAAGGGGTTTTACAGTGTTGGGAAGCAGAGGATTCTGTGTCATAATCTTGTTGATTTGCTGAGACAGATTAGCAGAGCTTTTGACAAT GCGTACGATGATCTCTTGAAGGCATTTTCAGAACGTAACAAG TTTGGAAATCTCCCATATGGCTTCAGATCGAACACTTGGCTCGTTCCTCCTATTGCAGCTCAATCACCATCATTTTTTCCTCCTCTTCCCGTGGAGGATGAAAATTGGGGAGGAAATGGTGGTGGTCTAGGAAGAGACGGAGAGTATGATTTGATTCCTTGGGCCAATAAGTTTTCTTTTATTGCATCTATGCCCTGCAAGACAGCAGAAGAAAGGCAAGGCCGTGATAGAAAAGCATTTCTTCTGCACAGCCTGTTTGTTGACGTTGCCATTTTCAGAGCAATTAGGGCTGTTAAACATGTTTTGGAAGATCCCAGTTTTAACTGCTCAGCAGTAGAAAATGATATTTACAGTGAGAGAGTAGGTGACTTGAGCGTTAGAGTCTTGAAAGACGGTTCTGTTGCAAGCTGTAAGATTGATTCCAAAATTGATGGAGTTGAAGCTACAGGAGTAAATCAAAAGGATCTAGTCGAGCGGAATTTACTGAAAGGGATCACTGCAGATGAAAATACTGCCGCccat GATATTACCACTTTAGGTGTTGTTTATGTAAGATATTGTGGTTATGTGGTTGTTGTGAAAGTTGAAGGTGGAGCTAATGACAATGCCAATTCttcatttcatcaaaataatGAAGTGTTTGATCAGCCAGAGGGTGGTGCCAACGCACTAAATATTAACAG TTTAAGATTTCGTCTTCACAGCACAGCCCTGCCAGAGAACAATAAACAGATGAACGAGATACAAATGTTTGAGAGTGAAGAGCTTGGTGGTACAGATGCTTTTGTGGAAAAGCTGATTAAAAAAAGCCTTGCTAAGCTTGAGGAAGAGGAACTAAGTTCGGACTATTTTGTAAGATGGGAACTAGGAGCGTGCTGGGTACAGCATTTGCAAGACCAAAACAGTACAGAAAAAGATAAGAAACCATCTTTGGAGAAGGCTAACAATGAAATGAAGGTTGAGGGTCTTGGGAAACCCCTCAAAGCTCTcaagaataataaaaagaaatctgATTCAACCAATACTAATTGTGCATCTGAACATTCAAAATCTAACCTCGAGGGTGAAAATGATGCATTGTCCTCAAGTGAATCCCAACATGAAACTGCAGCAGTTGACAATGAGCTTGTGCTGAAACGGATGTTATCTGAGGCAGCTTTTACCCGATTGAAAGAATCAGGAACTGGACTTCACTGCAAG TCTATGCAAGATTTGATCGACTTGTCTCAGAAATATTACATGGATGTTGCTATCCCAAAACTG GTAGCAGATTTTGGCTCATTGGAACTCTCTCCAGTTGATGGCCGCACGCTAACTGATTTTATGCATACTAGGGGTCTACGAATGCGATCTCTTGGACATGTT GTCAAGCTTTCTGAAAAACTTTCACATGTGCAATCACTTTGCATTCATGAGATGATAGTTCGAGCTTTCAAGCACATCCTGAGGGCAGTGATTTCTTCTGTTGTTGACAAGGAAAACATGGCTTCATCAATAGCTGGTGCATTGAACTTGCTGCTTGGTGTTCCTGAAAATAAAGAATCAGATAAATCATGTGATGTCCACCCTCTTGTGTGGAAATGGCTAgagttgtttttgaagaaacGATTTGACTGGGATCTTAGCAGGTTGAACTATAAAGATGTGCGGAAATTTGCAATTCTACGCGGCTTGTGTCACAAG GTGGGAATTGAGCTCGTTCCAAGGGACTTTGACATGGATTCTCCATTTCCCTTCCAAAAATCTGATATTGTCAGCTTGGTTGCAGTTCACAAG CAAGCAGCATGCTCATCTGCAGATGGAAGGCAGCTTCTGGAGTCCTCCAAAACAGCTTTAGACAAGGGAAAGCTTGAAGATGCTGTTACCTATGGGACAAAG GCTCTTGCAAAGCTCGTAGCAGTTTGTGGTCCCTACCATCGGATGACAGCAGGAGCATACAGCCTCCTTGCTGTAGTTTTATATCATACCGGAGACTTTAATCAg GCTACGATCTATCAACAAAAAGCTTTGGATATCAATGAGAGAGAGTTAGGTCTGGATCATCCTGATACCATGAAGAGCTATGGGGATCTTGCTGTTTTCTATTACAGACTTCAACACACAGAACTGGCTCTTAA ATATGTGAAGCGTGCTTTATACCTTTTGCATCTGACATGTGGCCCATCTCATCCAAATACTGCCGCAACTTACATTAATGTTGCTATGATGGAGGAAGGTCTGGGAAATGTACACATTGCTCTCAGATATCTTCACAAAGCATTAAAGTGCAACCAAAAATTACTTGGTGCAGATCATATTCAG ACAGCTGCAAGTTACCATGCAATAGCAATAGCACTCTCGTTGATGGAAGCATATCCGTTGAGTGTGCAGCATGAGCAAACAACTTTGCAAATTCTGAGGGCAAAGCTTGGCCCTGATGACTTGCGAACACAG GACGCTGCAGCTTGGCTCGAGTATTTTGAGTCCAAGGCTTTTGAACAGCAAGAAGCTGCTCGAAATGGTACGAGAAAACCTGATGCATCAATAGCTAGCAAAGGTCATCTAAG TGTGTCGGATCTTCTTGACTACATTAATCCTAATCACGATGCCAAAGGGAGAGATGCAGCAGCAAAGAGAAGAAACCAG GTGAGGGCAATATCCTACCAGAACAATGTGTCAGTAAGTTCTGATGAGTCTTCAAAAGAAATTCAGAAAGAGGCTTCAGATGAAGAGCTACATATACCTGAACCAGCAAGTAGTGCAGATTCTGAGAATGAGAGCAACTCAGCACCTGATCCGGAACAGCCAATTTTAGAAAAGATCTTGGATGAAAAGCCACAACCTTCTAATGAATTATTGTCCGAAGCACATCCCGATGGAGATGATGGATGGCAATCAGTACAAAGACCAAGATCAGCTGGTTCATATGGTCGGAGACTGAAACAAAGACGGGCAACACATGGCAAAGTTTATAGTTACCAGAAGAATGTGGAAGTTGGCACTGAACATTCTTCGGTAAAGAGTGCTAATCAGAATAGCAAGTATTATTTCTTGAAGAAGCGGACAATACACCATGGGGGTGCTGATAACCGTGCTGTAAACATCAGCCAAGGCGCTAAATTCGGAAGGAAAGCAGTCAAGGCTGTTGCGTACAGGGTCAAGTCTACACCATCTGCTTCTAAGACTGTTGCAAATGAGACATTAGAAATTGTTGGTGATAAAGAAGTTGATTCAATTGAGGTTAATCCTGTTAAGACTTCTATAGTTAGTCTTGGTAAAAGTCCTTCATACAAGGAAGTAGCCTTGGCTCCTCCTGGGACAATCTCCAAGTTGCAGGTCTATAATCCTCAAAATGAGATTTCTGTTAGTCAGGAACATGATGTTGGAAAACATGAAGAGGAAGATATTGAAGCTCATAGAAACATCGATCCAACCCCAAAAGAGGCGAATAACGTGTTTAAAGAGAAGTCTGACGATTCTTTGTCCGATTCTATAGAAGATTCACAAGATGATACTGTAGTTTCTActgagaagaaagaagaaactcAGTTGAATAAAGTTGTGCAAGATAGTTGTGCAACTGCCGAGGGGCTTGAATCTGGGGATGTTGAAGCACAAGGAGCTGTTGATAACAGCATAGTGATTGATGCAGTTGAAGATGCTATGGAATCTTACAAACAAGAACTTGTTGCAAGTGATTTGCCTTGCAGTTTTGAACCTTCTGATAATACAAGTTCTAGTCCACATGGTGGTGAGGATTTAGGGGTCAATTTATTATCACCTAGTCAAAGCCAAGCTGGGGGCATCTCGTATAAGAAATTGTCTGCATCAGCAGCTCCATTCAACCCATCACCTGCCATTGCACGTGTTGCCCCTATTGCCATGAATATGTCTCATCCTTCTGGTCCCGGTCCTGTTCCAGCTATTGGCCCCTGGCCAGTAAACATGAATGTTCACCCTGGACCTGCTACTGTGCTACCTGCTGGTAACCCAATGTGTTCCTCTCCTCACCATGCATATCCGTCACCTCCAACAACACCAAACATGCTACAACCATTGCCATTCATGTATCCTCCTTATACTCAACCTCAATCAGTACAAACCAGCAGTGGCTTTCATGCCAATCATTTTACATGGCAATGTAATTTGAATCCTGTCATATCTAAGTTTGGTCCTGGTGCTGTTTGGACTGGTTGTCATCCTGTTGAATATCCTCGTCCAGTACCTATTGTTGAACCAATCCCTGATATCATTTTAGAGCCTCAAGTGCAGTTTCATGCAGTTGAAAGTCCAAGTCCAGCTTCAGTTCTGCCTGATGACATTGATAAGGTCGGGGATTTGAATAAAGAGGTAAAAACTTCAGCATCAGAGATGAGTGAAGATGAAACGGTGAGAGTTGGTTCAGAAAGTATAAAAGAAAATGGCAATCCAAATTTTCCTGGGACCGACAATGCTGGGAACGATCCAAATCAAATTGTCGGTTCCAACATTAGCACCAGCAGTAGCGAAATGAACATGGATGATGAGAAAACGTTCAGCATTTTGATTCGGGGAAGAAGAAACCGAAAGCAAACACTAAGAATGCCAATAAGTTTGCTTACTCGACCTCATGGCTCTCAGTCGTTTAAGGTTATCTATAACCGTGTCGTTAGAGGAAATGATTCTCCCAGGTCCATGAATTTCTCTTCTAGTAAACATTGTACAGCTACTGCTTAA